A stretch of the Rhinoderma darwinii isolate aRhiDar2 chromosome 3, aRhiDar2.hap1, whole genome shotgun sequence genome encodes the following:
- the LOC142750853 gene encoding troponin I, slow skeletal muscle-like, with amino-acid sequence MLAKASEDLEREIKETEEEKARTLSENVPPLQCHGLSIQELQKLCTKLHKQIDVVDEERYNIEEKVKKNSLEIDGLNQKFFDLKGKFKRPNLRRVRISADAMLKALLGSTHKVSLDLRANLKSVKKEDEKEKSAEVTDWRKNIEAMSGMEGRKKKFDTSNA; translated from the exons ATGCTTGCAAAAGCCAGTGAGGATCTGGAAAGAGAGATAAAAGAAACTGAAGAAGAAAAGGCAAGGACTCTCTCAGAGAATGTTCCTCCCTTACAGTGTCATGGGCTCAGCATCCAAGAGTTACAG aAATTATGCACAAAACTTCACAAACAGATTGACGTCGTTGATGAAGAGCGTTATAATATTGAAGAAAAAGTCAAAAAGAATTCTCTGGAA ATTGACGGCTTAAATCAGAAATTTTTTGACCTCAAGGGAAAATTCAAGCGCCCCAACCTGCGCAGAGTCCGTATTTCTGCAGACGCCATGCTTAAAGCCTTGCTGGGTTCCACACACAAAGTCTCTTTAGATCTGAGGGCCAACCTGAAGTCAGTGAAAAAGGAGGATGAGAAG GAGAAGTCTGCTGAAGTTACTGATTGGCGTAAAAACATTGAAGCCATGTCCGGCATGGAGGGCAGAAAGAAGAAGTTTGATACCAGTAACGCATAA